One Rubripirellula reticaptiva genomic region harbors:
- a CDS encoding glutamine synthetase beta-grasp domain-containing protein has translation MTKCKLEYIWLDGYQPTQTLRSKTKIEDDFSGKVEDAKVWSFDGSSTQQATGGKSDLLLKPVKVVPDPARLGTGFLVMCEVLNPDNTPHKSNGRSTIMDDDGDFWFGFEQEYTLWDPETQKPLGFPSDGYPAPQGPYYCSVGTGRAVGRDLIEEHMELCLEAGLNLEGINAEVMKGQWEFQIFAKGAKDAGDQIWLARYLLDRCGEKYGIEINYHCKPVKGDWNGSGMHANFSNTLLRTCGSQEVYEAVCKAFEPRIKEHIDVYGADNNQRLTGLHETQSIDMFSYGVSDRGASIRIPIFTVEHGWKGWLEDRRPASNADPYMVASAIIATVKNAKLPVGV, from the coding sequence ATGACCAAGTGCAAGTTGGAATACATCTGGCTCGACGGCTATCAGCCCACCCAGACGCTACGAAGCAAGACCAAGATCGAAGACGATTTCAGCGGTAAAGTTGAAGACGCAAAAGTTTGGTCATTTGACGGTTCGTCGACTCAGCAAGCCACCGGCGGCAAGAGCGACCTGCTTCTGAAGCCAGTCAAAGTCGTGCCCGATCCGGCTCGTCTTGGCACCGGTTTCTTGGTGATGTGCGAAGTTCTCAACCCTGACAACACACCGCACAAGTCCAACGGTCGTTCGACGATCATGGACGACGACGGAGATTTCTGGTTCGGTTTCGAACAGGAATACACGTTGTGGGATCCCGAAACTCAAAAGCCATTGGGCTTCCCATCGGATGGATACCCAGCTCCCCAGGGTCCGTATTACTGCAGCGTCGGTACCGGCCGTGCCGTTGGACGTGATTTGATCGAAGAACACATGGAATTGTGTTTGGAAGCTGGTCTGAACCTCGAAGGCATCAACGCCGAAGTGATGAAGGGCCAATGGGAATTCCAGATCTTCGCTAAGGGAGCTAAAGACGCAGGCGACCAAATTTGGTTGGCTCGTTACTTGCTCGACCGTTGTGGCGAAAAGTACGGCATCGAAATCAACTATCACTGCAAGCCAGTCAAGGGTGACTGGAACGGCAGCGGTATGCACGCGAACTTCTCCAACACGCTGCTACGTACCTGCGGCAGTCAAGAAGTTTACGAAGCGGTCTGCAAGGCATTCGAGCCACGGATCAAGGAACACATCGACGTCTATGGCGCCGACAACAACCAACGCTTGACCGGTCTGCACGAAACTCAGTCGATCGACATGTTCAGCTACGGCGTGTCGGACCGCGGTGCTTCGATTCGCATTCCGATCTTCACCGTCGAACACGGCTGGAAGGGTTGGTTGGAAGATCGTCGTCCTGCATCCAACGCTGATCCATATATGGTCGCTAGCGCCATCATCGCGACGGTCAAGAACGCCAAGTTGCCAGTCGGCGTCTAA
- a CDS encoding tetratricopeptide repeat protein: MKIHFLKTNRRYTRTIKRLFSDVALLPIAVVGLIGILWLLAILFKSGSKNAGEPSVAARVTGVAGLGSGHDGDPSANVTMPNLSDSEASVVADTSPTGKLLTEAYRYFLAADPHTALAVLQADRSEDADPRITLATGVCKLFMGETGEATSTLGVVGRALPPRFHQPHLYESVGHLAEEKWSEAIDAANRCIQRCPDCRAGYLVDGFAKNENGDPMGAVLSFSHLIRIAPDESLGWTLRSVAYEQLGNGELANRDMKRAGALIATGQPSAANWIESGQEAPSLDPKVAVDRLMNITSIADWAEGFSQSVSRSERDATLASRVESPLTIKEALQIASNGDIALACAQLESRARVDATSNVLRTLGILQIDVQRHADSIRTLTRVLEANPDDAAAYVARGIAYAKLGNWDSVIADFSQAIRVEPGNPVAYANRAAAWASLGDHDKAIADYERAEQVAKPSTDILVEHAGLLIQKGDFRKANKLLTMPTVAQSDSPNALKYKAQIAMERQDISAAVEAIDHSLKLAPGQVDSWRIRIRIFKQSGDIVEALRSAEQLIASGKGDADDRFEFACLLHQTGRPADSLAVLNELIAVDRTRSEWLIRRGKVRTDLAELDSAVDDFSAAIRIDGKTADLLMRRSVNLLAMEKMTSQAILDLEAALEMGLPKSKESRLVLARAYLKQGSSEPALKHLKIATSEFPSDPRVWMTAGDAFEQSGDLAKAKVCFDRAAEKINEGNTASGLSADAALALAVQRRLESLRTDRLE; encoded by the coding sequence ATGAAAATTCACTTTCTAAAAACTAACCGCCGATACACGCGAACCATCAAGCGGTTGTTTTCGGATGTCGCGCTGCTGCCGATTGCCGTGGTGGGATTGATCGGAATCCTTTGGTTGCTCGCAATCCTGTTTAAGAGTGGTTCGAAGAATGCGGGCGAACCCAGTGTTGCTGCCCGGGTCACGGGTGTGGCTGGCCTGGGATCGGGACATGACGGAGACCCTTCAGCTAATGTCACGATGCCCAATTTGTCTGATTCCGAGGCGTCGGTCGTTGCGGACACTTCGCCGACCGGGAAGTTGTTGACGGAAGCCTATCGCTACTTCCTAGCTGCCGATCCGCATACAGCGTTGGCGGTGTTGCAAGCTGATCGGTCAGAGGACGCGGACCCACGCATCACTTTGGCGACCGGGGTTTGTAAATTGTTCATGGGCGAGACTGGCGAAGCGACTTCGACGCTTGGCGTTGTCGGCCGCGCGCTTCCGCCACGGTTCCACCAACCCCATCTCTACGAGTCAGTCGGGCACTTGGCTGAGGAAAAGTGGAGCGAAGCGATTGACGCAGCCAATCGATGCATTCAGCGATGTCCTGATTGTCGTGCTGGCTATCTGGTTGATGGTTTTGCAAAAAATGAAAATGGGGATCCTATGGGGGCGGTACTTAGTTTTAGTCATCTGATTCGAATTGCGCCCGACGAATCGTTGGGGTGGACGCTTCGCAGTGTGGCGTACGAGCAGTTGGGAAATGGTGAGCTAGCCAACCGGGATATGAAGCGTGCAGGTGCATTGATTGCGACCGGACAGCCGAGTGCCGCGAATTGGATAGAGAGTGGTCAAGAAGCCCCATCCTTGGATCCAAAGGTTGCCGTCGACCGTTTAATGAACATTACCTCGATTGCTGATTGGGCCGAAGGGTTTAGTCAATCCGTTAGTAGAAGCGAAAGAGATGCGACGTTGGCTAGCCGAGTGGAGTCGCCGCTAACGATTAAGGAAGCTCTTCAGATAGCGAGCAACGGTGATATCGCACTTGCCTGTGCCCAGCTAGAGTCGCGCGCTCGTGTTGACGCCACATCGAACGTGCTGAGGACGTTAGGGATTTTGCAAATCGATGTTCAACGTCATGCGGATTCAATCCGAACTCTGACGCGGGTGTTGGAAGCGAACCCTGATGATGCTGCCGCGTATGTGGCGAGAGGAATCGCCTACGCCAAGCTAGGTAACTGGGATTCCGTCATCGCGGATTTTAGCCAAGCGATTCGAGTCGAGCCCGGCAATCCAGTCGCCTATGCAAACCGGGCTGCCGCGTGGGCGTCGCTCGGAGATCACGACAAGGCGATTGCGGACTATGAACGTGCCGAACAAGTCGCGAAGCCATCGACCGACATTTTGGTCGAACACGCCGGCTTGTTGATTCAAAAGGGCGATTTTCGGAAGGCGAATAAGTTATTGACGATGCCAACAGTGGCTCAGTCTGACTCGCCCAATGCTCTGAAGTACAAGGCGCAAATCGCGATGGAACGACAGGACATATCAGCTGCAGTCGAAGCTATCGACCATTCGCTTAAATTGGCGCCCGGCCAAGTGGATTCGTGGCGAATCCGGATTCGCATCTTTAAGCAGTCAGGCGACATTGTGGAAGCACTGAGATCCGCCGAGCAGTTGATCGCCAGTGGAAAGGGCGACGCGGACGATCGTTTTGAATTTGCCTGTTTGCTGCACCAAACCGGTCGACCAGCTGACTCGCTGGCGGTGTTGAATGAATTAATCGCAGTTGACCGGACACGAAGTGAGTGGCTGATTCGCCGCGGCAAGGTGCGGACGGATTTGGCCGAATTGGATTCCGCAGTCGATGATTTCTCGGCTGCGATTCGGATCGACGGTAAAACGGCTGACCTGCTAATGCGTCGGTCGGTCAATTTGTTGGCGATGGAAAAAATGACCAGTCAGGCGATTTTGGATTTGGAGGCGGCTCTTGAAATGGGGTTACCTAAATCCAAAGAGTCTCGACTGGTCTTGGCACGTGCCTATTTAAAACAGGGCAGCTCAGAACCAGCGCTGAAGCATCTGAAAATCGCGACTAGCGAATTTCCTTCTGATCCGCGGGTCTGGATGACGGCCGGTGATGCGTTTGAACAGTCTGGCGACCTGGCGAAGGCGAAAGTTTGTTTCGATCGAGCCGCTGAAAAAATCAATGAGGGCAACACAGCTAGCGGCCTGAGTGCCGATGCTGCGTTGGCACTGGCAGTGCAGCGTCGATTGGAAAGTCTTCGAACGGATCGCCTGGAATAG
- a CDS encoding O-antigen ligase family protein: MNADRVVWWFSATGLIALLAGCTLAFGGTSLSVQFVAMTATIAIVAASAVSRFRTQHDCRLSFPAVTLFGLIAMGMIQITPIPTHWVSSLSPMSNRLQELFVADPGTSSSDLAVVSTATISVYPASTRLELWQLTAAVAVVIVSSQLFRTAAAIRMVVGAFAVFGAALSYLGMAFRMTSPGTLLNLVDAPGSCFGPFANANNAAGFLCIMLVAAVAWTALIWKPADDFDAAEVQDDSGAESQSFRLLTLRCVAVICVVTIIGGIAACGSRGGLIASLSVGIAYTVAQTARGKVGQLMAVVLGFMIVGVMVAIFAGQKDMVGEAYDDLVDVDSLASDGRVGLWQDALAVYRQFPGFGSGLGTFEYVRPVIVSSVGQVNFVHAENALLESMAVAGSVGMLWLVAGFAAACYASVRQMRLAIASDDADAGDADAVEAESECQSDSKVLWVQGVMGFALVISQMLSNMFDFGLFIFSNLIAFSMLMGIAFSHLSDSSNGVGVADVDRDFNRKGVLQQLQERWPFELLSIATLALLLIGVFDMHAASGIQGAHRGIMVEGLGKSKSDEIELDRLVSGLGRRWDDAEGHLQLASWQVSEFYRRTETDPTLRQIRDVPLIELPAFLRRLESRDATKLVNVIQSNQEVGELLKPAYQHLLLARQSCGLLKDVHLGLAQLQFIASPQSDPQLLIMHLSRWKALAGDATYLDIAGETTTRDEKTKGRSELSIRDQGFDAALMLSNSM, translated from the coding sequence ATGAATGCTGACAGGGTTGTTTGGTGGTTTTCCGCCACCGGATTGATCGCTTTGTTGGCTGGGTGCACGCTTGCGTTTGGCGGTACTTCGCTGAGTGTTCAGTTTGTCGCGATGACCGCAACGATCGCAATCGTTGCTGCGTCGGCGGTTAGCCGTTTTCGGACCCAGCATGATTGTCGGCTATCGTTTCCGGCGGTCACGCTGTTTGGTCTGATCGCCATGGGAATGATTCAGATCACGCCCATTCCAACGCATTGGGTATCGTCGCTCAGTCCCATGTCGAACAGGCTGCAGGAGCTTTTTGTCGCCGACCCTGGGACTTCGTCGAGCGATTTGGCAGTAGTTTCGACAGCGACGATCAGTGTCTATCCCGCGTCGACTCGGTTAGAGCTTTGGCAGTTAACGGCCGCTGTTGCCGTCGTGATTGTTTCCTCGCAGCTATTTCGGACAGCAGCGGCGATTCGGATGGTCGTTGGGGCTTTTGCGGTTTTTGGTGCGGCCCTGTCCTACCTTGGGATGGCGTTTCGGATGACATCGCCCGGTACGCTATTGAATCTTGTCGATGCACCGGGAAGCTGTTTTGGTCCGTTCGCCAACGCGAACAATGCGGCCGGATTTCTTTGCATCATGTTAGTGGCGGCCGTTGCTTGGACTGCTTTGATTTGGAAACCGGCGGACGATTTTGATGCGGCCGAAGTCCAAGATGACTCGGGTGCCGAGAGTCAATCTTTTCGATTGCTTACGCTTCGCTGCGTTGCTGTGATTTGCGTTGTTACGATCATCGGTGGGATCGCCGCGTGCGGCAGTCGGGGGGGATTGATAGCGTCGTTATCGGTTGGCATTGCCTATACGGTGGCTCAGACAGCACGTGGTAAGGTCGGCCAACTGATGGCCGTTGTGCTTGGCTTTATGATTGTCGGTGTCATGGTCGCCATTTTTGCTGGCCAGAAGGACATGGTTGGCGAAGCCTACGACGATCTGGTCGACGTTGACTCGCTGGCATCGGACGGACGCGTTGGGTTGTGGCAAGATGCCCTTGCTGTGTATCGGCAGTTTCCGGGATTTGGAAGCGGATTGGGGACATTTGAATATGTTCGTCCCGTCATTGTTTCGAGTGTCGGTCAGGTGAACTTCGTGCACGCTGAAAATGCGTTGTTGGAAAGCATGGCTGTCGCGGGGAGTGTTGGGATGCTGTGGTTGGTCGCAGGATTTGCTGCTGCATGTTACGCGTCTGTGCGTCAGATGAGACTGGCGATCGCATCAGACGACGCGGACGCAGGCGACGCAGACGCCGTCGAAGCTGAATCCGAATGTCAGTCGGATTCAAAAGTGTTGTGGGTTCAGGGAGTGATGGGGTTTGCGTTGGTGATTTCGCAAATGCTGTCCAATATGTTTGACTTCGGACTGTTTATTTTTTCGAACCTGATCGCATTTTCGATGTTGATGGGAATTGCATTTAGTCACCTCTCGGACTCTAGCAATGGCGTGGGGGTGGCGGACGTTGATCGAGATTTCAATCGAAAGGGAGTTCTGCAGCAGTTGCAGGAGCGGTGGCCTTTTGAACTGCTAAGCATTGCCACTCTGGCTCTTCTGCTAATCGGTGTTTTTGACATGCACGCGGCTTCAGGGATTCAGGGGGCTCATCGCGGCATCATGGTCGAGGGGCTCGGCAAGTCCAAGTCGGATGAGATTGAGCTTGATCGATTGGTGTCGGGGCTTGGACGACGGTGGGACGATGCCGAAGGGCATCTTCAGTTGGCATCTTGGCAAGTCAGTGAGTTTTACAGACGTACTGAAACGGATCCTACATTGCGACAGATTCGCGATGTGCCCTTGATTGAGTTGCCGGCTTTTCTTCGGCGACTCGAGTCTCGTGATGCCACCAAACTTGTCAATGTGATCCAGTCCAACCAAGAGGTTGGTGAGTTGTTGAAGCCGGCGTATCAGCATTTGCTGTTGGCCCGGCAATCGTGTGGATTGTTGAAGGATGTGCATCTTGGCTTAGCTCAGTTGCAATTCATTGCTTCGCCACAGAGTGACCCGCAGTTGTTGATTATGCACCTCAGCCGATGGAAGGCGTTGGCGGGTGACGCGACTTACCTGGACATTGCGGGCGAAACCACGACTCGCGATGAAAAAACTAAGGGACGGAGCGAACTGTCGATCAGGGATCAGGGATTCGACGCGGCGTTGATGCTTTCAAACTCGATGTGA
- a CDS encoding cytochrome c oxidase assembly factor Coa1 family protein: MSMNPNNQFDANPNAPGNSGSYGQAPPKKSKAKFWLLGCGITGLVGILVCCGGSILMTQFGLSVLAGEFQKQLEGNPVIAEHIGDIDSFSMNWSDTIQAAQSADSGAEELAFAISGSKGSGKVMIQQDKSGDGTGMQSAVLVMDDGERYPIELAANPADDLNMDDIFDEGELPVEIQ, encoded by the coding sequence ATGTCGATGAACCCAAACAACCAATTCGATGCCAACCCGAATGCCCCCGGAAACTCCGGCTCCTACGGCCAGGCTCCGCCCAAGAAAAGCAAAGCCAAATTCTGGCTACTAGGCTGCGGAATTACTGGGTTGGTGGGGATCCTGGTTTGTTGCGGCGGCAGCATCCTGATGACCCAGTTCGGGCTGTCGGTGCTGGCGGGCGAATTCCAAAAACAATTGGAAGGTAATCCTGTCATTGCCGAACACATCGGCGACATCGACTCGTTTAGCATGAATTGGTCCGACACGATCCAAGCCGCTCAAAGCGCCGACAGCGGTGCCGAAGAATTGGCGTTTGCGATCTCGGGCAGCAAGGGATCGGGAAAGGTCATGATCCAGCAAGATAAGTCGGGCGACGGCACCGGCATGCAATCCGCTGTCCTGGTCATGGATGACGGCGAACGTTATCCCATTGAACTTGCCGCCAATCCGGCTGATGACCTGAACATGGACGATATCTTCGACGAAGGTGAACTTCCTGTCGAAATTCAGTAG
- a CDS encoding peptidylprolyl isomerase, protein MKVATFDTTKGIIKIELFDDKTPKTVENFETLCAKNYYDGLKFHRVIPDFMIQGGCPQGTGTGGPGYKFEDEFHPELKHDGPGVLSMANAGPNTNGSQFFITHVATPHLNNKHSVFGKVIEGQDVVDAIEMGDTMTTVTVTEE, encoded by the coding sequence ATGAAAGTTGCAACTTTCGACACCACCAAAGGCATCATCAAGATTGAACTGTTTGACGATAAGACTCCGAAGACAGTCGAAAACTTTGAAACACTTTGCGCCAAGAATTACTACGACGGCTTGAAGTTCCACCGCGTCATTCCTGACTTCATGATCCAAGGCGGATGCCCGCAAGGAACCGGCACAGGCGGACCAGGATACAAGTTCGAAGACGAATTTCATCCTGAACTAAAGCACGATGGCCCCGGCGTTTTGTCGATGGCCAACGCTGGTCCGAACACCAACGGATCGCAGTTCTTCATCACTCACGTCGCCACGCCTCACCTCAACAATAAGCACAGCGTGTTTGGCAAAGTGATCGAAGGCCAAGACGTGGTCGACGCGATCGAAATGGGCGACACGATGACCACAGTGACGGTCACGGAAGAGTAG
- a CDS encoding MBOAT family O-acyltransferase, which yields MIFTQAEFLVFFCVVLIATWLCRLRWARNTVLLLASYYFYAYWDIRFCGLLVLSTAIDYTAGKKIQASDSPTVHKRWLTLSIIANLGMLGFFKYCNFFIDSASLILEPLGVSTTTLPILLPVGISFYTFQTMSYTIDVYRRKLRAVDHPLDFALYVAFFPQLVAGPIVRARELLPQITELPAWSHRRFYGGSQQLLRGAVKKVLIADRLGEMVDVVFAGPDLYSGATLWIAAIAYAGQIYYDFAGYTDMAIGAAKMLGYRFPANFRHPYMATSISDFWRRWHMTLSRWLRDYVYIPIGGSRGSNAATYRNLMITMTLGGLWHGAAWTFVIWGIWHGVALCGQRLAKSTLKNPLNLGRPFDWGITMTVVLAGWILFRSPDLPSAIEYFAGMMTWRPGIQWMPPLTILAITIMVGEHVAWTTKLRRAMRLPVDQWYSPIATTMMLWSLVLYAPQGFRPFVYFQF from the coding sequence ATGATTTTTACGCAAGCCGAATTCCTCGTTTTCTTCTGCGTCGTGCTTATTGCGACTTGGCTGTGCCGCCTGCGATGGGCTCGCAACACGGTTCTGCTGCTGGCCAGCTACTATTTCTATGCATACTGGGACATCCGCTTTTGCGGCTTGCTGGTCCTGTCGACTGCCATCGACTACACCGCTGGCAAAAAGATCCAAGCAAGCGACAGCCCTACGGTGCATAAACGATGGCTGACCCTCAGCATCATCGCCAACCTTGGCATGCTTGGCTTTTTCAAATACTGCAACTTCTTCATCGATTCTGCGTCGCTGATCTTGGAACCGCTCGGCGTCAGCACCACGACGCTACCAATCCTGTTGCCGGTTGGAATATCGTTCTACACCTTTCAAACGATGTCCTACACGATCGACGTTTATCGGCGCAAGTTGCGCGCGGTCGATCACCCCTTGGACTTTGCACTGTACGTCGCGTTCTTTCCTCAATTGGTCGCTGGCCCAATTGTCCGCGCGAGAGAACTGCTGCCACAAATCACCGAGCTTCCCGCCTGGTCTCATCGCCGATTCTATGGTGGTTCGCAACAATTACTGCGTGGCGCCGTCAAGAAAGTCCTGATCGCTGATCGCTTGGGCGAAATGGTAGACGTCGTGTTTGCGGGCCCCGACCTGTACTCCGGTGCAACCCTTTGGATTGCCGCCATCGCCTATGCCGGCCAAATCTATTACGACTTCGCTGGGTATACCGACATGGCGATCGGTGCGGCGAAGATGTTGGGCTATCGATTCCCAGCCAACTTTCGGCATCCGTACATGGCAACGTCGATATCTGATTTCTGGCGTCGCTGGCATATGACTCTGTCGCGTTGGCTGCGCGACTACGTGTACATCCCGATCGGCGGCAGCCGCGGTAGCAACGCTGCCACGTATCGCAACCTGATGATCACGATGACGCTAGGCGGGCTATGGCACGGCGCAGCTTGGACGTTTGTGATTTGGGGCATTTGGCATGGCGTTGCATTGTGCGGCCAGCGACTTGCAAAATCTACACTGAAAAATCCGTTGAACCTGGGTCGCCCGTTCGATTGGGGCATCACGATGACAGTGGTGCTTGCCGGATGGATTCTCTTTCGCAGCCCCGACCTTCCCTCGGCAATCGAGTATTTCGCCGGGATGATGACGTGGCGACCAGGGATCCAGTGGATGCCGCCGTTAACGATCCTAGCGATCACGATCATGGTCGGCGAACACGTCGCTTGGACAACCAAGCTGAGGCGTGCGATGCGATTGCCAGTCGACCAATGGTACTCGCCCATTGCGACGACCATGATGCTTTGGTCGTTGGTGCTTTACGCTCCGCAAGGCTTCCGACCGTTTGTCTACTTTCAGTTCTGA
- a CDS encoding ABC transporter permease, with protein sequence MNDLTLTWGEVAIAAGLLVINGLMSWRLSLGLGRKIAVSAIRMAVQLSLLGLVLKQIFALASFPPVMLLAAAMTVIAGLSAISRIENQYPSIRLTTIISIWSSSWLVTAVMIGLIVRPDPWYSPQVVIPLLGMVLGNSLTGISLGVDRYVGELKSRRGEIEMCLSLGATRWEATREAFAIAARTAMVPILNTMSVAGIVSIPGMMTGQLLAGAPPIEAVKYQIMIMFVIAAAIAMGVIVALLLSYHKVTTNDHRLNV encoded by the coding sequence ATGAACGATCTGACGCTGACTTGGGGCGAAGTGGCGATTGCGGCCGGATTGCTGGTCATCAACGGGCTGATGTCGTGGCGATTGAGTTTGGGGCTAGGCCGAAAAATCGCGGTCAGTGCAATTCGTATGGCTGTCCAGTTGTCGTTGCTAGGTTTGGTGCTGAAACAGATTTTTGCGTTGGCAAGTTTTCCGCCGGTCATGTTGCTGGCCGCTGCGATGACCGTGATCGCTGGCTTATCAGCGATCTCGCGAATCGAAAATCAGTATCCGTCGATCCGACTGACCACCATCATTTCGATTTGGTCCAGCAGCTGGCTGGTGACGGCGGTGATGATCGGTTTGATCGTGCGTCCGGATCCTTGGTATTCGCCCCAGGTCGTAATTCCGTTGTTGGGAATGGTGCTTGGCAATTCACTTACCGGAATTTCGCTCGGTGTCGATCGCTATGTGGGTGAGCTGAAGTCGCGTCGCGGCGAAATCGAAATGTGTTTGTCGCTTGGCGCGACGCGATGGGAAGCGACGCGAGAAGCCTTTGCGATCGCGGCGCGAACCGCGATGGTGCCGATCCTGAACACGATGTCGGTTGCCGGCATCGTCAGCATCCCTGGTATGATGACAGGCCAATTGCTTGCCGGCGCGCCACCGATCGAAGCGGTCAAGTATCAGATCATGATTATGTTTGTGATCGCCGCGGCGATTGCCATGGGAGTCATCGTTGCGTTATTGCTGTCGTATCATAAAGTGACCACCAACGACCATCGGCTAAACGTCTGA
- a CDS encoding ABC transporter ATP-binding protein, which translates to MVDVTRRDTKTGRTLLAGVDLLIVAGDAIGLVGPSGSGKSTMLRAIARLDAIDDGQIRFRGKIVTVDRVPMFRRSVVYLAQRPALVPGTVLQNLTLPFTFASATDSFNQAKAIALLSSLGRGESILDQDASTLSGGEQQLVALVRAILVSPTVMLLDEPTASLDAALVQRFETLARQWKDADVDRVWIWTSHDADQISRVSSKLIRLESGSVNA; encoded by the coding sequence ATGGTCGACGTCACAAGACGCGACACCAAAACCGGCCGGACGTTGCTCGCGGGTGTTGACCTGTTGATCGTCGCTGGCGATGCGATCGGGTTGGTTGGGCCTAGCGGTAGCGGCAAGTCGACGATGCTGCGGGCAATCGCAAGGTTGGACGCAATCGACGACGGCCAGATTCGCTTTCGCGGGAAAATCGTGACTGTTGATCGAGTTCCCATGTTTCGACGCAGCGTGGTGTATCTCGCCCAGCGTCCGGCGCTAGTTCCTGGCACGGTGCTGCAGAATCTAACACTGCCGTTCACGTTTGCATCGGCGACAGATTCGTTTAATCAGGCCAAAGCGATCGCATTGCTAAGCAGTTTGGGACGCGGCGAGTCGATCTTGGACCAGGATGCATCGACGCTTAGTGGTGGCGAACAACAGCTAGTGGCGCTTGTTCGCGCGATCCTGGTGTCGCCGACAGTGATGTTGCTGGACGAACCCACCGCATCATTGGATGCGGCTCTAGTGCAACGATTTGAAACGCTGGCTCGTCAGTGGAAAGACGCGGACGTTGATCGAGTTTGGATCTGGACCAGCCACGACGCCGACCAAATCAGTCGTGTGTCGAGCAAGCTGATTCGGTTGGAAAGTGGGAGCGTGAACGCATGA